One Alkalicoccus halolimnae DNA segment encodes these proteins:
- a CDS encoding NAD(P)-binding domain-containing protein, whose product MNTKLPIAIIGAGPIGLAAAAHAVSRGERVTVIEAGTTVGANIREWEHVRLFSGWEYNMDKTAERLLEKTDWVKPAGDIHPTGEDLYRQYLLPLSQTDELRDSIMLETKLIAAGRSGVDKVGDDREERPFMLHIKTKSGRKTILAKAVIDSTGTWNQPNPIGSGGIEAPGEEEASFFIQKNIPDILGRERRRYIDKKTAVIGNGHSAIHAVLALAELKKEHSATEIHWFIRGSAPRYGGGKADALPERGALGLEVKALVENGDICLHTNFRTEEVDCSENTVSLAAEDGRVFGEFQNVVANTGARPDFSITRELRTSTDAKLESVPALAPLIDPNIHSCGTVRPHGEKELRQPERNFYIVGAKSYGRAPTFLLAVGYEQVRSVIAYLTGDKEGAEKTGLHLPETGVCSSSSLQIPLQTSCC is encoded by the coding sequence ATGAATACAAAGCTTCCCATCGCAATTATAGGAGCAGGACCGATTGGGCTGGCGGCCGCGGCTCATGCCGTATCCAGAGGAGAACGGGTGACTGTAATAGAAGCAGGGACGACAGTAGGAGCGAACATCCGGGAATGGGAACACGTCCGCTTATTTTCCGGGTGGGAGTATAACATGGATAAAACTGCAGAAAGGCTGCTGGAGAAAACAGACTGGGTAAAGCCGGCGGGGGACATTCATCCGACCGGAGAAGATCTTTACCGGCAGTACTTGCTGCCCCTGTCACAGACTGATGAGCTGAGGGATTCTATTATGCTGGAAACGAAGCTTATTGCAGCTGGAAGATCCGGCGTGGATAAAGTGGGCGACGATCGGGAAGAAAGACCGTTCATGCTGCATATAAAGACTAAATCGGGAAGGAAAACGATTCTGGCAAAAGCCGTCATCGATTCCACAGGCACCTGGAATCAGCCGAATCCGATCGGCAGCGGAGGTATCGAAGCACCCGGAGAAGAGGAAGCATCCTTCTTTATTCAAAAGAATATCCCTGACATCCTGGGGAGGGAAAGGCGGAGATACATTGATAAAAAAACAGCTGTCATCGGAAACGGGCATTCAGCAATTCATGCCGTGCTGGCCCTGGCGGAACTTAAAAAGGAGCATTCCGCAACGGAAATCCACTGGTTTATCCGAGGCAGCGCTCCCCGTTACGGCGGTGGAAAAGCCGATGCCCTGCCTGAAAGAGGAGCGCTCGGCCTGGAAGTGAAAGCACTGGTGGAAAACGGGGATATCTGCCTTCATACAAATTTCCGTACCGAAGAGGTGGATTGTTCGGAAAACACCGTCTCGCTTGCAGCTGAAGACGGCAGAGTATTTGGAGAATTTCAGAATGTGGTCGCGAATACTGGAGCCAGGCCCGACTTTTCCATTACGAGAGAGCTTCGGACATCTACGGATGCAAAACTGGAAAGCGTACCGGCGCTCGCACCGCTGATCGATCCAAATATCCACAGCTGCGGCACGGTCCGGCCCCACGGAGAAAAAGAGCTGCGTCAGCCGGAGCGTAATTTTTATATCGTCGGAGCTAAAAGCTATGGACGGGCACCGACGTTTTTACTCGCTGTCGGATATGAGCAGGTCCGCTCGGTCATTGCTTACCTTACCGGTGATAAGGAAGGGGCGGAAAAAACCGGGCTGCATCTTCCGGAAACGGGTGTCTGCTCCTCCAGCAGCCTGCAGATTCCTCTGCAGACGTCCTGCTGCTGA
- a CDS encoding cobyric acid synthase — translation MIQGTHSDAGKSMTAAALCRIFAEDGWKTAPFKSQNMALNSYITKDGKEIGRAQGVQAEAAGIEATTDMNPILIKPSAEASAQIVVHGRPLRTMQAGEYRQDYYETGLKVIEQAYRNLENNYERIVIEGAGSPAEINLNDRELVNMKVAEIADSPVILVSDIDRGGVFASIVGTLQLLTEQERRRVAGIIINKFRGDISLLEPGMDWLESYTGKPVFGVLPYIEDLALEEEDSLGLSKYESAGSGEEIDIAVISYPRISNYTDVDPLVHEPDCRVRFVRSASDLGEPDLIILPGSKSTTADLTYLREKGFPDKLQKLQNKTRIVGICGGFQMLGHTIADPEGVESTERETSGLSFFPTMYTQLSREKVTVHAAGKLHLDGKSIDVKGYEIHMGLTEHQENPWIEKADGTFDGIRNGHTAGSYFHGLFHNDEWRHAYLNGIRKEKNLPSIERPQFGTIRENSFQKLAAAFREHIDMEKLEAAMLHHREELCDE, via the coding sequence ATGATTCAGGGAACGCATTCTGATGCTGGGAAAAGTATGACAGCGGCTGCTTTATGCCGGATTTTTGCGGAAGACGGCTGGAAAACGGCTCCCTTTAAATCGCAGAATATGGCACTGAATTCCTACATCACAAAAGATGGGAAAGAGATTGGCAGAGCGCAGGGGGTGCAGGCAGAAGCGGCGGGAATCGAAGCAACGACGGACATGAACCCTATATTAATAAAACCGTCGGCAGAAGCGAGCGCACAGATTGTCGTTCACGGCAGGCCGCTGCGGACGATGCAGGCCGGTGAATACCGGCAGGATTACTACGAAACCGGCCTGAAGGTGATTGAGCAGGCCTACAGAAACCTGGAAAACAATTACGAAAGAATCGTCATTGAAGGGGCGGGAAGCCCGGCAGAGATCAACTTAAATGACCGCGAACTCGTAAATATGAAAGTCGCGGAAATAGCGGACTCCCCGGTTATTCTCGTGAGTGACATCGACCGCGGCGGCGTTTTCGCGAGCATCGTCGGGACGCTGCAGCTTTTAACAGAGCAGGAGCGCCGGCGCGTCGCGGGGATTATTATCAACAAGTTCCGGGGAGACATTTCCCTTCTCGAACCGGGAATGGACTGGCTGGAAAGCTACACGGGAAAGCCGGTGTTCGGAGTGCTTCCGTATATAGAAGACCTGGCGCTGGAAGAGGAGGACTCGCTCGGGTTATCAAAGTATGAGTCAGCCGGGAGCGGAGAGGAAATTGATATTGCTGTCATTTCCTATCCGCGTATTTCCAATTATACCGATGTGGACCCTCTCGTCCATGAACCGGACTGCCGCGTACGTTTCGTGCGCAGCGCATCCGATCTGGGCGAACCGGATCTGATCATTCTCCCAGGAAGCAAATCAACGACGGCTGATCTGACTTATCTCAGGGAAAAAGGGTTTCCGGATAAGCTGCAAAAACTCCAGAATAAAACTAGAATTGTTGGAATCTGCGGAGGCTTTCAGATGCTTGGCCACACGATAGCGGATCCTGAAGGGGTGGAATCTACGGAACGGGAGACGTCGGGTTTAAGCTTTTTTCCTACGATGTACACCCAGCTTTCCCGTGAAAAAGTAACCGTTCACGCCGCCGGAAAACTGCATCTTGACGGAAAGAGCATCGACGTAAAAGGATACGAAATTCATATGGGACTGACGGAGCATCAGGAAAACCCCTGGATAGAAAAAGCAGACGGCACTTTTGACGGCATACGGAATGGACATACAGCCGGAAGCTATTTCCACGGCTTGTTTCATAACGATGAATGGAGACATGCTTATTTGAACGGGATACGAAAAGAAAAAAATCTTCCGTCTATAGAGCGTCCGCAGTTCGGTACTATACGGGAGAACTCATTTCAAAAACTGGCAGCAGCATTCCGGGAGCATATTGATATGGAGAAATTAGAAGCAGCGATGCTGCATCACCGAGAGGAGCTTTGCGATGAGTAA
- a CDS encoding potassium/proton antiporter — MFETVQSDTFVLLSALILISGVFAAKFSNRIGLPSLVLFILVGMALGSDGLGIIPFDSPEFAQVVGIFALVIILFEGGLQTKFSTVRSVALPAVSLATFGVLITSAVVGFTAFLIFDITLLQAFLLGAIVGSTDAAAVFAALKERNIKAKMGATLEAESGTNDPMAVFLTISFIELIVVPETSLLGLVPSFFWQMGIGLLMGYGIGKLASLSINRINLESSGLYPIFSVAFALLTYGAASSIGASGFLAVYAAALVIGNTELTYRYSIFQFNEGFAWMSQILMFILLGLLVFPAELFQWEVIGGGLLLSVVLILVARPAAVFLTTMGMGYRWNEKLFISWAGLRGAVPIILATFPIVAGVEGSIFFFNVVFFIVLTSALVQGTSISWVAKKLDLTGPRKNTPHHSIELISMGKANAEMVQFNVDNDAAIAGKKLKDISFPQKANISAIVREEKLITPYGETEIRAGDFLYILVSTKHEKELKKVLEAKRYPFTSSGPAE; from the coding sequence TTGTTTGAAACAGTACAGTCGGATACGTTTGTATTATTATCAGCTCTTATATTGATAAGCGGTGTCTTTGCAGCTAAATTTTCAAACCGGATCGGCCTTCCTTCCCTCGTCCTGTTTATCCTCGTAGGAATGGCACTGGGCAGCGACGGACTGGGGATTATCCCTTTTGACAGTCCCGAATTTGCGCAGGTCGTCGGGATATTTGCCCTCGTTATCATCCTTTTTGAAGGTGGTCTGCAGACGAAATTCTCCACGGTTCGTTCCGTGGCTCTTCCGGCCGTTTCCCTTGCCACCTTTGGAGTACTGATAACTTCCGCTGTCGTAGGTTTTACAGCCTTTCTTATTTTTGATATTACCCTTCTGCAGGCATTCCTGCTCGGCGCCATTGTCGGCTCCACGGATGCTGCCGCAGTATTTGCGGCTTTAAAAGAAAGGAATATCAAAGCGAAGATGGGAGCGACGCTGGAGGCGGAATCAGGCACGAACGATCCAATGGCCGTGTTTTTGACGATCAGCTTTATCGAGCTGATTGTCGTACCGGAAACATCACTTCTGGGACTTGTACCTTCCTTTTTCTGGCAGATGGGTATTGGACTTTTGATGGGCTATGGGATCGGGAAACTGGCATCTCTTTCCATTAACAGAATTAATCTTGAATCGAGTGGCCTGTACCCGATATTTTCGGTGGCATTTGCGCTTCTTACGTATGGAGCAGCCTCTTCTATTGGAGCAAGCGGGTTCCTTGCTGTTTATGCGGCGGCGCTGGTGATCGGAAATACAGAACTTACGTATCGTTACTCTATCTTTCAGTTTAACGAAGGTTTTGCCTGGATGTCGCAGATACTTATGTTCATTCTTCTCGGACTGCTCGTCTTCCCGGCGGAACTTTTCCAGTGGGAGGTAATCGGAGGCGGACTGCTGCTTTCTGTTGTTCTTATATTAGTGGCGAGACCGGCTGCCGTCTTTTTGACAACGATGGGAATGGGCTACCGGTGGAATGAGAAATTGTTTATTTCCTGGGCCGGTCTGCGTGGAGCGGTGCCGATTATCCTGGCAACCTTCCCGATCGTGGCCGGTGTTGAGGGCAGTATCTTTTTCTTTAATGTTGTCTTCTTTATCGTCCTCACGTCAGCACTTGTGCAGGGGACGTCTATTTCCTGGGTGGCGAAAAAACTTGATCTGACCGGGCCGAGGAAAAATACGCCGCACCACTCCATTGAACTGATTTCGATGGGGAAGGCAAACGCAGAAATGGTCCAGTTTAATGTTGATAACGACGCAGCGATCGCAGGGAAAAAACTTAAGGATATTTCATTCCCGCAGAAAGCAAATATCAGCGCGATCGTAAGGGAAGAAAAACTGATTACTCCATATGGGGAAACGGAAATCAGGGCAGGGGACTTCCTCTATATCCTCGTCTCCACCAAACACGAAAAAGAATTGAAAAAAGTTCTTGAAGCGAAACGGTACCCGTTCACTTCTTCAGGTCCGGCTGAATAA
- the sigZ gene encoding RNA polymerase sigma factor SigZ, protein MRQVDHFWEDVHDRLLKMIQSKVSNREDAKDILHNVYIKMQERIDQLRDEEKLESWLFQLTRNTIIDYYRVRRLHAPLEEEELLEETDDPMENYNPEVAAALARYLTQLPPEYEEALRLYDIEGWKHKQIAEHLGISISGSKTRVQRGRQKLKKLLLDCCAVKLDAYGNAIDYYKNPPNMRP, encoded by the coding sequence ATGCGTCAAGTGGACCATTTTTGGGAGGATGTTCATGATCGGCTTTTAAAAATGATTCAGTCAAAAGTATCAAATCGGGAAGACGCAAAAGATATTCTTCACAACGTCTACATTAAAATGCAGGAACGGATTGATCAGCTTCGCGATGAAGAAAAATTGGAGTCGTGGCTGTTTCAGCTTACCCGGAATACGATTATTGATTATTATCGGGTCCGCCGGCTTCATGCTCCTCTGGAAGAAGAGGAGCTTTTGGAAGAAACGGACGATCCGATGGAAAATTACAATCCGGAAGTGGCCGCAGCCCTGGCCCGCTACCTTACTCAGCTCCCGCCTGAATATGAAGAGGCGCTGCGCCTGTACGATATCGAAGGATGGAAACATAAGCAGATAGCGGAACATCTGGGGATCTCCATATCCGGTTCGAAAACAAGGGTGCAGAGAGGGAGGCAGAAATTAAAGAAGCTCCTGCTCGACTGCTGTGCCGTAAAACTTGATGCATATGGAAATGCCATTGATTACTATAAAAATCCTCCTAATATGCGACCATAA
- the cobT gene encoding nicotinate-nucleotide--dimethylbenzimidazole phosphoribosyltransferase — MSKWRKAAEEVPSVRKEEMEKMTAYMDTLTKPQGSLGRLEELAVKLAGIQGKPDVSRPAVLVFAGDHGVTAEGVSLYGKEVTQLMVHNFVQGGAAINVLAEEIGASVTVTDVGVAGDTLFGSVDAKVKQGTGNIAREAAMTTGEASLAIDAGIEASERAIAQGANLIIPGEMGIGNTTATSALLAAWTGASPEEVTGSGTGVTGEQLQLKQEVIGMALERASWESTLEAFAEIGGLEIAAMSGAMIEAAKNRTPVLIDGFIASIAAMGAVRLAPFTADYFIFGHLSAEAGHKLALETLKAEPLLELKMRLGEGTGAAAAYPLVSMAAAIADRMATFADLGIKQ; from the coding sequence ATGAGTAAGTGGAGAAAGGCAGCAGAAGAGGTGCCGTCCGTCCGAAAAGAGGAAATGGAAAAGATGACGGCCTATATGGACACGCTGACGAAGCCGCAGGGGAGCCTCGGACGTCTCGAAGAACTGGCCGTTAAGCTTGCAGGCATACAGGGGAAGCCGGACGTTTCTCGGCCGGCAGTACTTGTTTTCGCAGGAGATCACGGAGTGACAGCGGAAGGGGTTTCCCTTTATGGAAAAGAAGTAACGCAGCTCATGGTACATAATTTCGTGCAGGGAGGAGCGGCGATCAACGTCCTTGCCGAAGAAATTGGAGCGTCCGTAACCGTGACGGATGTCGGGGTGGCCGGGGATACGCTTTTCGGATCTGTGGATGCGAAAGTGAAGCAGGGGACGGGAAACATTGCCAGGGAGGCTGCTATGACTACCGGCGAAGCATCTCTGGCGATAGACGCAGGTATCGAAGCTTCTGAGAGAGCGATAGCCCAGGGTGCGAATCTGATTATTCCAGGTGAAATGGGAATAGGCAACACGACAGCAACCAGTGCGCTGCTTGCGGCATGGACCGGGGCTTCTCCGGAAGAAGTAACAGGCAGCGGCACCGGTGTGACAGGGGAACAGCTGCAGTTGAAACAGGAAGTGATCGGTATGGCACTGGAGCGGGCTTCCTGGGAATCGACGCTGGAAGCTTTCGCAGAGATCGGAGGACTGGAGATTGCAGCAATGAGCGGAGCGATGATAGAAGCGGCGAAGAACCGGACCCCGGTCCTGATAGACGGCTTTATCGCTTCAATAGCAGCAATGGGAGCGGTCCGTCTTGCTCCTTTCACAGCCGATTATTTCATTTTCGGCCATCTTTCAGCTGAAGCGGGGCATAAACTGGCTCTTGAGACCCTTAAAGCTGAGCCGCTTTTGGAACTGAAGATGAGGCTCGGAGAAGGCACGGGAGCAGCGGCTGCTTATCCGCTCGTTTCCATGGCAGCAGCGATTGCCGACAGAATGGCCACGTTTGCCGATCTCGGTATAAAACAATAA
- a CDS encoding Rrf2 family transcriptional regulator: MHLTQYTDYSLRVLMYTAVKQEKELSQIREISEAYLISKNHLMKVVYQLGKLGYIETVRGRNGGIRLLKRPEEINIGKVVRETEDNFHIVECFDSERNQCPITSVCKLQFALGDALQAYLKVLDQYTLADITKNKEELAALL, translated from the coding sequence ATGCATTTAACACAATATACGGATTACTCGCTAAGAGTGCTCATGTATACAGCAGTAAAACAGGAAAAAGAGCTTTCACAGATCAGGGAGATATCCGAGGCTTACCTCATCTCCAAAAATCATCTGATGAAAGTCGTTTATCAGCTAGGCAAGCTTGGCTATATTGAGACAGTCCGCGGCAGAAACGGCGGTATCCGCCTTTTGAAACGACCGGAAGAAATTAATATTGGCAAGGTTGTCAGGGAGACGGAAGATAATTTTCATATCGTGGAGTGTTTTGACTCGGAACGAAATCAATGCCCTATCACGTCAGTATGTAAGCTTCAGTTTGCTCTCGGCGACGCCCTTCAGGCGTATTTAAAAGTACTTGATCAATACACGCTCGCTGATATAACTAAAAACAAGGAAGAACTGGCCGCACTTTTATAA
- the hmpA gene encoding NO-inducible flavohemoprotein — MLTNEQMTVITSTVPVLEEHGVKVTTRFYRQLFNDHPELLNLFNHVNQETGDQPKALAYSLYQAASNIENLESILPVVKQIAHKHRSIGVKEEHYPIVGEYLLQAMQDELGLNSDDPVIEAWGAAYGIIADVFIQVEKEMYEQAGWDGFREMKVSSKVRESDEIYSFYFSPADGGPLPLFQPGQYISIEASIPGEKYRHIRQYSLSDAPGKNHYRISVKRENNPEGIVSNYLHDQVNAEDSIYISAPAGDFTVKEAHSPLILISGGVGVTPLLSMYKRVRESQPERPVTFVQAVRNENVHGLAEEIHVLKEDSHIRHIVCYEEPENIDAGDFKGRLTPEALASFLPQEQAEYYLCGPELFMQSVYDMLKDLGISSNQISYEFFGPTMTLVENK, encoded by the coding sequence ATGTTAACGAATGAGCAGATGACTGTCATCACATCCACGGTTCCCGTATTGGAAGAGCACGGTGTAAAGGTTACCACCCGTTTTTACAGGCAGCTTTTCAACGACCACCCGGAACTGCTTAATTTATTTAACCATGTAAATCAAGAAACAGGCGATCAGCCGAAAGCGCTTGCATATTCCTTGTATCAGGCAGCCTCAAATATTGAAAATCTGGAATCAATTCTGCCGGTAGTAAAGCAGATCGCTCACAAACACCGCAGCATCGGTGTGAAAGAAGAGCACTATCCTATCGTGGGTGAATATCTGCTGCAGGCCATGCAGGATGAGCTCGGACTGAACTCGGATGACCCGGTAATTGAAGCATGGGGGGCCGCATACGGAATCATAGCTGATGTCTTTATCCAGGTGGAAAAAGAAATGTACGAGCAGGCCGGATGGGATGGATTCCGGGAAATGAAGGTAAGCAGCAAAGTAAGAGAAAGTGATGAAATTTATTCCTTTTATTTTTCTCCGGCAGACGGCGGTCCTCTGCCTCTGTTTCAGCCCGGACAGTATATCAGCATCGAAGCAAGTATTCCGGGAGAAAAGTACCGTCATATCCGCCAGTATTCCTTATCCGATGCTCCAGGAAAAAATCATTACCGCATCAGCGTGAAGCGGGAAAATAATCCTGAAGGAATTGTTTCCAACTATCTTCATGATCAGGTTAATGCAGAGGACAGCATCTACATCAGTGCTCCGGCGGGAGATTTCACCGTAAAAGAAGCTCATTCACCGCTTATTCTTATCAGCGGAGGAGTCGGTGTCACTCCGCTTCTCAGCATGTATAAGCGCGTCCGCGAAAGTCAGCCGGAGCGTCCGGTTACGTTTGTACAGGCCGTCCGTAACGAAAATGTACATGGACTCGCAGAAGAAATTCATGTGTTAAAAGAAGACAGCCACATCCGCCACATCGTCTGTTACGAAGAGCCGGAGAACATCGACGCCGGTGACTTTAAGGGGCGCTTAACCCCCGAAGCGCTGGCATCCTTCCTGCCACAGGAGCAGGCGGAATACTATTTATGCGGACCGGAACTGTTTATGCAGTCGGTATACGATATGCTGAAAGATCTCGGTATTTCATCGAATCAGATTTCCTATGAATTCTTCGGCCCGACAATGACCCTCGTCGAAAACAAATAA
- a CDS encoding cob(I)yrinic acid a,c-diamide adenosyltransferase, with translation MSGQRGMVLVHTGNGKGKTTSALGIALRSVGRGMSVHILQFIKSPERTYGEELALKKLGVEMKQLGIGFTWTKTPEEHRRALEKGWPQAKEALLSGKYDVVIWDELNNALAIDKFPVDDVLPIADVIETIRKKPEHVHLIITGRGAKQEIKDEADLVSVIDVEKHYYDEGIPAIKGIEF, from the coding sequence ATGAGCGGACAACGAGGGATGGTTTTAGTTCACACCGGAAATGGAAAAGGGAAAACAACTTCCGCATTGGGAATCGCACTGCGAAGTGTCGGACGGGGGATGAGTGTACATATACTTCAGTTTATTAAATCCCCGGAGCGGACGTACGGAGAGGAACTGGCTTTAAAAAAACTCGGTGTGGAAATGAAGCAGCTCGGCATCGGCTTTACATGGACAAAGACGCCGGAAGAACACCGCAGAGCACTCGAAAAGGGGTGGCCGCAGGCAAAAGAAGCACTGCTGAGCGGGAAATATGACGTTGTGATCTGGGATGAACTGAACAATGCTTTGGCAATAGATAAGTTCCCGGTAGACGATGTTCTGCCTATCGCCGACGTGATTGAAACGATCCGCAAAAAGCCGGAGCACGTGCATCTCATTATAACCGGGCGCGGCGCGAAGCAGGAAATTAAAGACGAAGCGGACCTCGTTTCCGTTATCGATGTCGAAAAGCATTACTACGATGAAGGAATACCAGCTATCAAAGGTATTGAATTTTAA